The following nucleotide sequence is from Armatimonadota bacterium.
GACTGGTAACAATGACCAGCGGCAACGTAAGCGGAAGAGACTTTGAATCTGGGTTGGTTGTAATCAAGCCTAGTGGTGTAGCTTTTGAGGATCTTGCACCGGAAGATATGATTGTAGTTGACCAGGAAGGTAATGTTGTCGAAGGCAAACTCAAACCTTCGGTTGATACAATCACCCATCTTTATGTATACCGCCACATGCCTAAGGTGGGCAGCATAATTCATACCCATTCGAATTACGCTACTGCATTCGCAGCTCTTGGAAGGCAAATTCCTTGCTGTCTGACCGCCATAGCCGACGAGTTCGGTGGACCTATACCGTGTTCGGATTATGCCCCAGTTGGCGGTGATGAAATCGGTCGAGAGATTGTAGCTAAAGTCGGAGCATCGCCGGCAATTCTTATGAAAAACCATGGGGTATTCACACTTGGCCGCACTGTTCAAGAGGCATTCAAGGCAGCGGTTATGGTTGAAGACGTTGCTAAAACTGTTCACCTTGCGCTTCTCATTGGAGAACCAGAAGAGCTTCCAGCCATTGAAATAGAACGAGCGCATAGGCAGTATATTGAAAAATATGGTCAGTGTTAATTTAAGCGACG
It contains:
- a CDS encoding L-ribulose-5-phosphate 4-epimerase, whose amino-acid sequence is MLEELKFLVCKYNKLLPAYGLVTMTSGNVSGRDFESGLVVIKPSGVAFEDLAPEDMIVVDQEGNVVEGKLKPSVDTITHLYVYRHMPKVGSIIHTHSNYATAFAALGRQIPCCLTAIADEFGGPIPCSDYAPVGGDEIGREIVAKVGASPAILMKNHGVFTLGRTVQEAFKAAVMVEDVAKTVHLALLIGEPEELPAIEIERAHRQYIEKYGQC